A window of the Synchiropus splendidus isolate RoL2022-P1 chromosome 6, RoL_Sspl_1.0, whole genome shotgun sequence genome harbors these coding sequences:
- the LOC128760371 gene encoding 6-phosphofructo-2-kinase/fructose-2,6-bisphosphatase 4-like isoform X2 yields the protein MLDHEECLLESCPRELTQNPLRKIWTPCKNGHIVQRRVCTTNCPTLIVTVGLPARGKTYISKKLTRYLNWIGVPTKEFNVGQYRRECVKIYKSFEFFRPDNEEGLKIRRHCATAALNDVRQYLSVEGGQVAVFDATNTTRERRGTIVKFAEQNGFKVFFVESVCEDPDVIAQNIVQVKLGSPDYIHCNTDEAIEDFMKRIKCYESSYQPLDEVLDRDLSYIKIMDVGRRYLVNRVLDHIQSRIVYYLMNIHITPRSIYLSRHGESDLNIKGRIGGDAGLSARGKEYAKCLRMYIQDQNIKDLKVWTSQMQRTIQTAECLGVPYEQWKALNEIDAGVCEEMMYEEIQEHYPLEFALRDQDKYRYRYPKGESYEDLVQRLEPVIMELERQENVLVVCHQAVMRCLLAYFLDKTADELPYLKCPLHTVLKLTPLAYGCKVESVYLGVDAVNTHRDRPGSEER from the exons ATGTTGGACCATGAGGAGTGCCTGCTGGAGTCCTGTCCCCGGGAGCTGACCCAGAACCCGCTGCGGAAGATCTGGACGCCGTGCAAGAACGGCCACATCGTGCAGCGACGCG TCTGTACAACCAACTGTCCGACCCTCATCGTGACCGTGGGGCTTCCTGCCCGAGGAAAGACCTACATCTCAAAGAAGCTGACCCGCTACTTGAACTGGATCGGTGTTCCGACCAAAG AATTCAACGTGGGCCAGTATCGCCGCGAGTGTGTGAAGATCTACAAGTCCTTTGAGTTTTTCCGTCCAGACAATGAAGAAGGCCTCAAGATCCGACG TCACTGTGCCACCGCGGCTCTGAACGACGTTCGGCAGTACCTGAGTGTGGAAGGAGGACAGGTGGCG GTCTTTGATGCCACAAATACCACACGAGAACGAAGAGGAACCATCGTCAAGTTTGCGGAACAAAATGGCTTCAAG GTGTTTTTCGTGGAGTCGGTGTGCGAGGACCCAGATGTCATCGCGCAGAACATTGTT CAAGTGAAGTTGGGCAGCCCTGACTACATCCACTGCAACACAGATGAGGCCATTGAAGACTTCATGAAGAGAATCAAGTGTTACGAGTCGTCCTACCAGCCTCTGGATGAAGTCCTGGACAG AGACCTGTCCTACATCAAGATCATGGACGTGGGGCGCCGTTACCTGGTCAACAGGGTGCTGGACCACATCCAGAGTCGCATCGTGTACTACCTGATGAACATCCACATCACCCCCCGCTCCATCTACCTGTCGCGCCACGGTGAAAGTGACCTGAACATCAAGGGCCGCATCGGTGGCGACGCCGGGCTCTCGGCACGGGGCAAAGAG TACGCCAAATGCCTGAGGATGTACATCCAGGACCAGAACATCAAGGACCTGAAGGTGTGGACCAGCCAGATGCAGCGAACCATCCAGACGGCCGAGTGCCTGGGAGTGCCGTACGAGCAGTGGAAGGCTCTCAACGAAATAGACGCC GGCGTGTGTGAGGAGATGATGTACGAGGAGATCCAGGAGCACTACCCTCTGGAGTTCGCCCTGCGAGACCAAGACAAGTACAGATACCGATACCCCAAAGGAGAG TCCTACGAAGACCTGGTGCAGAGACTGGAGCCGGTCATCATGGAGCTGGAGAGACAAGAGAACGTTCTGGTGGTGTGTCACCAGGCTGTGATGCGCTGCCTCCTCGCCTACTTCCTCGACAAGACCGCGG ATGAGTTGCCTTATCTCAAGTGCCCGCTGCACACCGTGTTGAAGCTGACGCCGCTGGCGTACG
- the LOC128760371 gene encoding 6-phosphofructo-2-kinase/fructose-2,6-bisphosphatase 4-like isoform X1, with protein sequence MLDHEECLLESCPRELTQNPLRKIWTPCKNGHIVQRRVCTTNCPTLIVTVGLPARGKTYISKKLTRYLNWIGVPTKEFNVGQYRRECVKIYKSFEFFRPDNEEGLKIRRHCATAALNDVRQYLSVEGGQVAVFDATNTTRERRGTIVKFAEQNGFKVFFVESVCEDPDVIAQNIVQVKLGSPDYIHCNTDEAIEDFMKRIKCYESSYQPLDEVLDRDLSYIKIMDVGRRYLVNRVLDHIQSRIVYYLMNIHITPRSIYLSRHGESDLNIKGRIGGDAGLSARGKEYAKCLRMYIQDQNIKDLKVWTSQMQRTIQTAECLGVPYEQWKALNEIDAGVCEEMMYEEIQEHYPLEFALRDQDKYRYRYPKGESYEDLVQRLEPVIMELERQENVLVVCHQAVMRCLLAYFLDKTADELPYLKCPLHTVLKLTPLAYGCKVESVYLGVDAVNTHRDRPGNVHVQRSTEDALQTVPDHF encoded by the exons ATGTTGGACCATGAGGAGTGCCTGCTGGAGTCCTGTCCCCGGGAGCTGACCCAGAACCCGCTGCGGAAGATCTGGACGCCGTGCAAGAACGGCCACATCGTGCAGCGACGCG TCTGTACAACCAACTGTCCGACCCTCATCGTGACCGTGGGGCTTCCTGCCCGAGGAAAGACCTACATCTCAAAGAAGCTGACCCGCTACTTGAACTGGATCGGTGTTCCGACCAAAG AATTCAACGTGGGCCAGTATCGCCGCGAGTGTGTGAAGATCTACAAGTCCTTTGAGTTTTTCCGTCCAGACAATGAAGAAGGCCTCAAGATCCGACG TCACTGTGCCACCGCGGCTCTGAACGACGTTCGGCAGTACCTGAGTGTGGAAGGAGGACAGGTGGCG GTCTTTGATGCCACAAATACCACACGAGAACGAAGAGGAACCATCGTCAAGTTTGCGGAACAAAATGGCTTCAAG GTGTTTTTCGTGGAGTCGGTGTGCGAGGACCCAGATGTCATCGCGCAGAACATTGTT CAAGTGAAGTTGGGCAGCCCTGACTACATCCACTGCAACACAGATGAGGCCATTGAAGACTTCATGAAGAGAATCAAGTGTTACGAGTCGTCCTACCAGCCTCTGGATGAAGTCCTGGACAG AGACCTGTCCTACATCAAGATCATGGACGTGGGGCGCCGTTACCTGGTCAACAGGGTGCTGGACCACATCCAGAGTCGCATCGTGTACTACCTGATGAACATCCACATCACCCCCCGCTCCATCTACCTGTCGCGCCACGGTGAAAGTGACCTGAACATCAAGGGCCGCATCGGTGGCGACGCCGGGCTCTCGGCACGGGGCAAAGAG TACGCCAAATGCCTGAGGATGTACATCCAGGACCAGAACATCAAGGACCTGAAGGTGTGGACCAGCCAGATGCAGCGAACCATCCAGACGGCCGAGTGCCTGGGAGTGCCGTACGAGCAGTGGAAGGCTCTCAACGAAATAGACGCC GGCGTGTGTGAGGAGATGATGTACGAGGAGATCCAGGAGCACTACCCTCTGGAGTTCGCCCTGCGAGACCAAGACAAGTACAGATACCGATACCCCAAAGGAGAG TCCTACGAAGACCTGGTGCAGAGACTGGAGCCGGTCATCATGGAGCTGGAGAGACAAGAGAACGTTCTGGTGGTGTGTCACCAGGCTGTGATGCGCTGCCTCCTCGCCTACTTCCTCGACAAGACCGCGG ATGAGTTGCCTTATCTCAAGTGCCCGCTGCACACCGTGTTGAAGCTGACGCCGCTGGCGTACG
- the LOC128760371 gene encoding 6-phosphofructo-2-kinase/fructose-2,6-bisphosphatase 4-like isoform X3 produces the protein MRGSCRPRNTRDRTVCTTNCPTLIVTVGLPARGKTYISKKLTRYLNWIGVPTKEFNVGQYRRECVKIYKSFEFFRPDNEEGLKIRRHCATAALNDVRQYLSVEGGQVAVFDATNTTRERRGTIVKFAEQNGFKVFFVESVCEDPDVIAQNIVQVKLGSPDYIHCNTDEAIEDFMKRIKCYESSYQPLDEVLDRDLSYIKIMDVGRRYLVNRVLDHIQSRIVYYLMNIHITPRSIYLSRHGESDLNIKGRIGGDAGLSARGKEYAKCLRMYIQDQNIKDLKVWTSQMQRTIQTAECLGVPYEQWKALNEIDAGVCEEMMYEEIQEHYPLEFALRDQDKYRYRYPKGESYEDLVQRLEPVIMELERQENVLVVCHQAVMRCLLAYFLDKTADELPYLKCPLHTVLKLTPLAYGCKVESVYLGVDAVNTHRDRPGNVHVQRSTEDALQTVPDHF, from the exons ATGAGGGGCTCCTGTCGGCCGAGGAACACCCGGGACCGGACAG TCTGTACAACCAACTGTCCGACCCTCATCGTGACCGTGGGGCTTCCTGCCCGAGGAAAGACCTACATCTCAAAGAAGCTGACCCGCTACTTGAACTGGATCGGTGTTCCGACCAAAG AATTCAACGTGGGCCAGTATCGCCGCGAGTGTGTGAAGATCTACAAGTCCTTTGAGTTTTTCCGTCCAGACAATGAAGAAGGCCTCAAGATCCGACG TCACTGTGCCACCGCGGCTCTGAACGACGTTCGGCAGTACCTGAGTGTGGAAGGAGGACAGGTGGCG GTCTTTGATGCCACAAATACCACACGAGAACGAAGAGGAACCATCGTCAAGTTTGCGGAACAAAATGGCTTCAAG GTGTTTTTCGTGGAGTCGGTGTGCGAGGACCCAGATGTCATCGCGCAGAACATTGTT CAAGTGAAGTTGGGCAGCCCTGACTACATCCACTGCAACACAGATGAGGCCATTGAAGACTTCATGAAGAGAATCAAGTGTTACGAGTCGTCCTACCAGCCTCTGGATGAAGTCCTGGACAG AGACCTGTCCTACATCAAGATCATGGACGTGGGGCGCCGTTACCTGGTCAACAGGGTGCTGGACCACATCCAGAGTCGCATCGTGTACTACCTGATGAACATCCACATCACCCCCCGCTCCATCTACCTGTCGCGCCACGGTGAAAGTGACCTGAACATCAAGGGCCGCATCGGTGGCGACGCCGGGCTCTCGGCACGGGGCAAAGAG TACGCCAAATGCCTGAGGATGTACATCCAGGACCAGAACATCAAGGACCTGAAGGTGTGGACCAGCCAGATGCAGCGAACCATCCAGACGGCCGAGTGCCTGGGAGTGCCGTACGAGCAGTGGAAGGCTCTCAACGAAATAGACGCC GGCGTGTGTGAGGAGATGATGTACGAGGAGATCCAGGAGCACTACCCTCTGGAGTTCGCCCTGCGAGACCAAGACAAGTACAGATACCGATACCCCAAAGGAGAG TCCTACGAAGACCTGGTGCAGAGACTGGAGCCGGTCATCATGGAGCTGGAGAGACAAGAGAACGTTCTGGTGGTGTGTCACCAGGCTGTGATGCGCTGCCTCCTCGCCTACTTCCTCGACAAGACCGCGG ATGAGTTGCCTTATCTCAAGTGCCCGCTGCACACCGTGTTGAAGCTGACGCCGCTGGCGTACG